One stretch of Prunus persica cultivar Lovell chromosome G1, Prunus_persica_NCBIv2, whole genome shotgun sequence DNA includes these proteins:
- the LOC18788877 gene encoding J domain-containing protein required for chloroplast accumulation response 1 isoform X2, whose protein sequence is MERFSQREGLLLGYSPQSFFMNSASSSPSTSNKNSDVDFHDVFGGPPRRSSIHETRYSFSIVTDNNTLKRVVDDDDDEDNEAWSGSTEKPVFGDESMNRRRTQSDNFFDDIFRGNSSVSSSPRRLQRDPFSSAPGSRVLSPARPLPPKAEPSAASSLSRQFRLTKGVDLPTIGSTSRTTSLSRFSSHSIQSPEDLKNDIRSREFSGSGEGCSDLATSDKADTGGNLEQDSKSKESPTSSSPFQFHFSIYKWASKGVPIAMPLGRRTGSRGQKRTNNKEHSNTNECAANESMARQSPKSTLPNIDFPSDDHPHPLADADADADTRSPTLEPNKQENDLLLDESGPAKVEPCQFFEELILPVAESEPFSRLHKTIEDVSGNTVSCRRSEDIEPYPLLETASGKAPQKESPVLLEQVSEPDLKPNSSLFFDDDFQQGNDEIFKVGGRVKGTKKSSVDVGSNKIAKNQNGKRSSLTNVDVDKASFQGSPRNSRDNLGRSKVKGKVKDFVKMFNQEVLCKPAYDGDLGSQRYKTKEKGAFRAENEASVSAARMFEDLQKSNVKSPFLNASIMMNEDLKQLEKEYCEAKTASYVLSNAPGQDVSASSSGSVPHDPMAITGDADECFPVKELTQDEKKQPQAGENHEEIQAIDAKIRQWSRGKEGNIRSLLTTMQYVLWPESGWKTVPLVDVIEGNSVKRAYQRALLCLHPDKLQQKGAASHHKYIAAKVFDILQEAWNHFNSLGAL, encoded by the exons ATGGAGAGATTTTCACAAAGAGAGGGCCTTCTTCTGGGCTACAGTCCTCAAAGTTTCTTCATGaactctgcttcttcttcgcCCAGTACTTCCAACAAAAACTCAGATGTTGATTTTCATGACGTGTTTGGTGGGCCACCTAGGAGGTCATCCATTCATGAAACGAGGTACAGCTTCAGCATAGTTACAGATAACAATACATTGAAAAGGGTTGTTGATGATGACGACGACGAAGACAATGAAGCTTGGTCTGGTTCCACTGAGAAGCCAGTGTTTGGGGATGAGTCTATGAACAGAAGGAGGACCCAGAGCGATAACTTCTTTGATGACATATTTAGAGGCAATAGCTCGGTCAGCTCCAGTCCCAGGAGGCTTCAGCGGGACCCTTTTTCTTCAGCACCAGGTTCCAGGGTCTTAAGCCCTGCCCGGCCCCTGCCCCCTAAAGCCGAGCCCTCTGCGGCTTCTTCACTGTccagacaattcag ATTAACCAAAGGGGTGGACCTGCCAACAATTGGTTCCACTAGTCGTACTACTTCCCTTTCTAGATTTTCAAGCCACTCAATCCAAAGTCCTGAGGATTTGAAAAATGATATCCGATCCCGGGAGTTTTCTGGTAGTGGTGAGGGGTGCTCAGACTTGGCCACATCTGATAAAGCAGACACAGGAGGCAATTTGGAGCAGGATTCAAAGAGTAAAGAAAGTCCAACCTCTAGCAGTccgtttcaatttcatttctcAATATACAAGTGGGCAAGCAAAGGAGTGCCAATTGCCATGCCTCTTGGGCGACGGACTGGTTCAAGAGGGCAGAAAAGGACTAACAATAAGGAACACTCAAATACTAATGAATGCGCTGCTAATGAGAGTATGGCAAGGCAATCACCCAAATCCACTCTGCCTAATATTGATTTTCCCTCCGATGACCATCCGCATCCACTCGCGGATGCGGATGCGGATGCAGATACTAGGTCTCCCACCTTGGaaccaaacaaacaagaaaatgacTTGCTTCTTGATGAAAGCGGTCCTGCTAAAGTAGAACCATGCCAATTTTTTGAGGAATTAATTCTTCCAGTAGCTGAATCAGAACCCTTCAGCAGACTTCATAAAACTATTGAAGATGTTTCTGGTAATACGGTCTCATGCCGTAGAAGTGAAGATATAGAGCCTTATCCTTTACTTGAAACAGCTTCTGGCAAAGCCCCACAAAAAGAAAGTCCTGTGCTTTTGGAACAAGTTAGCGAGCCTGATCTAAAACCTAatagttctttgttttttgatgATGATTTTCAACAAG GCAATGATGAGATATTTAAAGTGGGTGGTAGGGTCAAAGGCACCAAAAAATCATCTGTAGATGTTGGCTCTaacaaaattgcaaaaaatcaGAATGGAAAAAGGAGTTCCTTGACGAATGTTGATGTTGATAAAGCTAGTTTCCAAGGTTCACCAAGGAACTCAAGAGATAATCTTGGAAGAAGCAAAGTTAAGGGTAAGGTCAAGGACTTTGTTAAAATGTTCAACCAAGAAGTTTTGTGCAAACCCGCATATGATGGTGACCTTGGAAGTCAGAGATATAAAACGAAGGAGAAAGGAGCTTTCAGAGCAGAGAATGAAGCGAGTGTTAGCGCAGCAAGAATGTTCGAGGACTTGCAAAAGTCCAATGTGAAAAGCCCATTTCTAAATGCTTCCATCATG ATGAATGAAGATCTCAAACAGTTAGAGAAAGAATATTGTGAAGCAAAGACTGCTAGCTATGTACTTAGTAATGCTCCTGGGCAAGACGTCTCAGCATCAAGTAGTG GATCAGTTCCTCACGACCCCATGGCTATTACTGGAGATGCAGATGAGTGCTTCCCG GTCAAAGAATTGACTCAAGATGAGAAGAAACAGCCACAAGCGGGCGAAAATCATGAAGAAATCCAG GCAATTGATGCGAAGATACGACAGTGGTCAAGAGGAAAGGAAGGAAACATACGCTCGTTATTGACTACTATGCAATAT GTTCTTTGGCCTGAGAGCGGGTGGAAGACTGTACCACTTGTTGATGTAATTGAAGGAAACTCTGTGAAAAGAGCATACCAAAGGGCTCTGCTCTGTTTACACCCAGATAAGCTGCAGCAGAAAGGTGCTGCTTCACATCACAAATACATTGCAGCCAAAGTTTTTGATATCTTGCAG GAAGCCTGGAATCATTTCAATTCACTTGGCGCACTTTGA
- the LOC18788877 gene encoding J domain-containing protein required for chloroplast accumulation response 1 isoform X1 gives MERFSQREGLLLGYSPQSFFMNSASSSPSTSNKNSDVDFHDVFGGPPRRSSIHETRYSFSIVTDNNTLKRVVDDDDDEDNEAWSGSTEKPVFGDESMNRRRTQSDNFFDDIFRGNSSVSSSPRRLQRDPFSSAPGSRVLSPARPLPPKAEPSAASSLSRQFSLPTRLTKGVDLPTIGSTSRTTSLSRFSSHSIQSPEDLKNDIRSREFSGSGEGCSDLATSDKADTGGNLEQDSKSKESPTSSSPFQFHFSIYKWASKGVPIAMPLGRRTGSRGQKRTNNKEHSNTNECAANESMARQSPKSTLPNIDFPSDDHPHPLADADADADTRSPTLEPNKQENDLLLDESGPAKVEPCQFFEELILPVAESEPFSRLHKTIEDVSGNTVSCRRSEDIEPYPLLETASGKAPQKESPVLLEQVSEPDLKPNSSLFFDDDFQQGNDEIFKVGGRVKGTKKSSVDVGSNKIAKNQNGKRSSLTNVDVDKASFQGSPRNSRDNLGRSKVKGKVKDFVKMFNQEVLCKPAYDGDLGSQRYKTKEKGAFRAENEASVSAARMFEDLQKSNVKSPFLNASIMMNEDLKQLEKEYCEAKTASYVLSNAPGQDVSASSSGSVPHDPMAITGDADECFPVKELTQDEKKQPQAGENHEEIQAIDAKIRQWSRGKEGNIRSLLTTMQYVLWPESGWKTVPLVDVIEGNSVKRAYQRALLCLHPDKLQQKGAASHHKYIAAKVFDILQEAWNHFNSLGAL, from the exons ATGGAGAGATTTTCACAAAGAGAGGGCCTTCTTCTGGGCTACAGTCCTCAAAGTTTCTTCATGaactctgcttcttcttcgcCCAGTACTTCCAACAAAAACTCAGATGTTGATTTTCATGACGTGTTTGGTGGGCCACCTAGGAGGTCATCCATTCATGAAACGAGGTACAGCTTCAGCATAGTTACAGATAACAATACATTGAAAAGGGTTGTTGATGATGACGACGACGAAGACAATGAAGCTTGGTCTGGTTCCACTGAGAAGCCAGTGTTTGGGGATGAGTCTATGAACAGAAGGAGGACCCAGAGCGATAACTTCTTTGATGACATATTTAGAGGCAATAGCTCGGTCAGCTCCAGTCCCAGGAGGCTTCAGCGGGACCCTTTTTCTTCAGCACCAGGTTCCAGGGTCTTAAGCCCTGCCCGGCCCCTGCCCCCTAAAGCCGAGCCCTCTGCGGCTTCTTCACTGTccagacaattcag CCTGCCTACCAGATTAACCAAAGGGGTGGACCTGCCAACAATTGGTTCCACTAGTCGTACTACTTCCCTTTCTAGATTTTCAAGCCACTCAATCCAAAGTCCTGAGGATTTGAAAAATGATATCCGATCCCGGGAGTTTTCTGGTAGTGGTGAGGGGTGCTCAGACTTGGCCACATCTGATAAAGCAGACACAGGAGGCAATTTGGAGCAGGATTCAAAGAGTAAAGAAAGTCCAACCTCTAGCAGTccgtttcaatttcatttctcAATATACAAGTGGGCAAGCAAAGGAGTGCCAATTGCCATGCCTCTTGGGCGACGGACTGGTTCAAGAGGGCAGAAAAGGACTAACAATAAGGAACACTCAAATACTAATGAATGCGCTGCTAATGAGAGTATGGCAAGGCAATCACCCAAATCCACTCTGCCTAATATTGATTTTCCCTCCGATGACCATCCGCATCCACTCGCGGATGCGGATGCGGATGCAGATACTAGGTCTCCCACCTTGGaaccaaacaaacaagaaaatgacTTGCTTCTTGATGAAAGCGGTCCTGCTAAAGTAGAACCATGCCAATTTTTTGAGGAATTAATTCTTCCAGTAGCTGAATCAGAACCCTTCAGCAGACTTCATAAAACTATTGAAGATGTTTCTGGTAATACGGTCTCATGCCGTAGAAGTGAAGATATAGAGCCTTATCCTTTACTTGAAACAGCTTCTGGCAAAGCCCCACAAAAAGAAAGTCCTGTGCTTTTGGAACAAGTTAGCGAGCCTGATCTAAAACCTAatagttctttgttttttgatgATGATTTTCAACAAG GCAATGATGAGATATTTAAAGTGGGTGGTAGGGTCAAAGGCACCAAAAAATCATCTGTAGATGTTGGCTCTaacaaaattgcaaaaaatcaGAATGGAAAAAGGAGTTCCTTGACGAATGTTGATGTTGATAAAGCTAGTTTCCAAGGTTCACCAAGGAACTCAAGAGATAATCTTGGAAGAAGCAAAGTTAAGGGTAAGGTCAAGGACTTTGTTAAAATGTTCAACCAAGAAGTTTTGTGCAAACCCGCATATGATGGTGACCTTGGAAGTCAGAGATATAAAACGAAGGAGAAAGGAGCTTTCAGAGCAGAGAATGAAGCGAGTGTTAGCGCAGCAAGAATGTTCGAGGACTTGCAAAAGTCCAATGTGAAAAGCCCATTTCTAAATGCTTCCATCATG ATGAATGAAGATCTCAAACAGTTAGAGAAAGAATATTGTGAAGCAAAGACTGCTAGCTATGTACTTAGTAATGCTCCTGGGCAAGACGTCTCAGCATCAAGTAGTG GATCAGTTCCTCACGACCCCATGGCTATTACTGGAGATGCAGATGAGTGCTTCCCG GTCAAAGAATTGACTCAAGATGAGAAGAAACAGCCACAAGCGGGCGAAAATCATGAAGAAATCCAG GCAATTGATGCGAAGATACGACAGTGGTCAAGAGGAAAGGAAGGAAACATACGCTCGTTATTGACTACTATGCAATAT GTTCTTTGGCCTGAGAGCGGGTGGAAGACTGTACCACTTGTTGATGTAATTGAAGGAAACTCTGTGAAAAGAGCATACCAAAGGGCTCTGCTCTGTTTACACCCAGATAAGCTGCAGCAGAAAGGTGCTGCTTCACATCACAAATACATTGCAGCCAAAGTTTTTGATATCTTGCAG GAAGCCTGGAATCATTTCAATTCACTTGGCGCACTTTGA
- the LOC18791551 gene encoding deSI-like protein At4g17486, with the protein MKFELKKRWRAIAPHQLKNKSAGRFCLFPKSKSDRSDPRQAPVYLNVYDLTPMNGYVYWAGLGIFHSGVEVHGVEYAFGAHDYPTSGVFEVEPRQCPGFKFRKSIFIGTTSLDPTQVREFMERQSLSYNGDTYHLIVKNCNHFCRDICHKLTGKSIPKWVNRLAKIGSICNCVLPEALKISSVQHDPNCQPYDSEKRSLRSTFSCLSSISMRQKQLSSSSLFLQSPLKGCLPPWELRRSNNGSLKER; encoded by the exons atgaaatttgaattgaagAAAAGATGGAGAGCCATTGCCCCAcatcaattgaaaaacaaatcagCTGGCcgtttttgtttatttcccAAATCAAAGTCAGATCGCTCTGATCCGAGACAAGCACCAGTTTATCTCAATGTATATGATTTAACACCCATGAATGGCTACGTCTATTGGGCAGGCCTTGGAATTTTTCACTCTGGTGTTGAAG TTCATGGTGTAGAATATGCATTTGGAGCACACGACTACCCTACCAGTGGTGTTTTTGAGGTTGAACCTCGCCAATGCCCAGGATTCAAGTTCAGGAAGTCTATATTTATTGGGACCACATCCTTGGACCCTACTCAGGTTAGGGAGTTTATGGAGCGCCAGTCTTTGAGCTACAATGGTGATACATATCACCTGATTGTCAAGAACTGCAACCATTTCTGCAGGGATATCTGTCACAAGTTAACCGGAAAATCGATTCCCAAATGGGTAAATCGACTGGCAAAAATAG GTTCAATATGCAACTGCGTACTTCCTGAAGCCCTAAAGATTTCTTCTGTGCAACACGACCCGAACTGCCAGCCATACGACAGCGAGAAGAGGAGTTTGAGAAGTACGTTCAGTTGCCTGTCTTCTATTTCAATGCGGCAGAAGCAATTGTCATCATCATCGTTATTTCTACAGTCACCCCTAAAAGGCTGCTTACCGCCATGGGAATTGAGAAGGTCGAACAATGGTTCCTTGAAGGAAAGGTGA
- the LOC18790166 gene encoding lysophospholipid acyltransferase LPEAT1 isoform X2, with the protein MESELKDLNSKPAKPVADDGSGEPAHDDASGKDDRPLLKPDLAPQVSTEELQELEKKCAAYVRRDAYGTMGRGELTVKEKVLLGLALVTLVPIRVVLAMTILVIYYLICRICTLFSVPNRDEEQEDYAHMGGWRRAVIVQCGRSLSRLMLFVLGFYWINETYRIPSDAQPNPTTDCKDEGEEEGTERPGAIISNHVSYLDILYHMSSSFPSFVAKRSVAKLPLVGLISKCLGCVYVQRESKSSDFKGVSGVVTERVKEAHQNNSAPPMMLFPEGTTTNGDFLLPFKTGAFLAKAPVLPVILRYPYERFSPAWDSISGVRHVIFLFCQFVNHIEVTRLPVYYPSQQEKDDPKLYATNVRRLMASEGKMTQSDIGLAEKRVYHAALNGLFSQC; encoded by the exons ATGGAGTCCGAACTCAAAGACCTCAATTCCAAACCGGCAAAGCCCGTCGCCGACGACGGTTCCGGAGAGCCGGCCCACGACGATGCCTCAGGCAAGGATGATCGCCCGCTTCTTAAACCTGACCTGGCCCCACAAGTCTCCACCGAGGAGCTCCAGGAGCTGGAGAAGAAATGCGCTGCGTACGTACGGCGCGATGCGTACGGCACCATGGGACGCGGCGAGTTGACGGTGAAGGAGAAGGTGTTGCTGGGGCTTGCCCTGGTGACTCTGGTCCCGATACGCGTGGTGCTGGCCATGACCATCTTGGTAATCTATTACTTGATTTGTCGGATTTGCACGCTCTTCTCCGTCCCGAATCGCGACGAGGAGCAGGAGGATTACGCGCACATGGGCGGTTGGAGGAGGGCCGTGATTGTCCAGTGTGGCCGCTCCTTATCCAGACTTATGCTCTTCGTCCTCGGCTTCTATTGGATCAACGAGACCTATCGGATACCGTCAGATGCTCAACCCAATCCCACCACCGAt TGCAAAGATGAGGGCGAAGAAGAAGGGACTGAAAGGCCTGGGGCTATTATATCCAATCACGTTTCGTATTTGGATATCCTCTATCACATGTCTTCTTCCTTTCCGAGCTTCGTTGCTAAG AGATCGGTGGCTAAACTTCCTCTAGTTGGCCTCATCAG CAAGTGCCTCGGTTGTGTCTATGTTCAGCGGGAGTCAAAGTCATCTGACTTCAAGGGGGTTTCAG GCGTTGTGACTGAAAGAGTTAAAGAGGCACATCAGAATAATTCTGCCCCACCAATGATGCTTTTCCCAg AGGGCACTACTACAAATGGAGACTTTCTTCTGCCATTCAAGACAGGAGCATTTCTAGCAAAAGCTCCAGTGCTTCCAGTTATTCTTAGGTATCCTTACGAGAGATTTAGTCCTGCATGGGACTCAATATCTGGG GTGCGCCATGTGATATTTCTTTTCTGTCAATTTGTGAATCACATAGAGGTCACAAGGTTGCCTGTTTATTACCCCTCGCAGCAAGAAAAGGATGACCCAAAACTCTATGCGACCAATGTCAGAAGGTTGATGGCCAGTGAG GGTAAAatgactcaatcagatattggACTTGCTGAGAAGCGTGTATATCATGCTGCTCTTAATG GTTTGTTTTCCCAATGCTAA
- the LOC18790166 gene encoding lysophospholipid acyltransferase LPEAT1 isoform X1, which yields MESELKDLNSKPAKPVADDGSGEPAHDDASGKDDRPLLKPDLAPQVSTEELQELEKKCAAYVRRDAYGTMGRGELTVKEKVLLGLALVTLVPIRVVLAMTILVIYYLICRICTLFSVPNRDEEQEDYAHMGGWRRAVIVQCGRSLSRLMLFVLGFYWINETYRIPSDAQPNPTTDCKDEGEEEGTERPGAIISNHVSYLDILYHMSSSFPSFVAKRSVAKLPLVGLISKCLGCVYVQRESKSSDFKGVSGVVTERVKEAHQNNSAPPMMLFPEGTTTNGDFLLPFKTGAFLAKAPVLPVILRYPYERFSPAWDSISGVRHVIFLFCQFVNHIEVTRLPVYYPSQQEKDDPKLYATNVRRLMASEGKMTQSDIGLAEKRVYHAALNGNNSRPSVLHQKDD from the exons ATGGAGTCCGAACTCAAAGACCTCAATTCCAAACCGGCAAAGCCCGTCGCCGACGACGGTTCCGGAGAGCCGGCCCACGACGATGCCTCAGGCAAGGATGATCGCCCGCTTCTTAAACCTGACCTGGCCCCACAAGTCTCCACCGAGGAGCTCCAGGAGCTGGAGAAGAAATGCGCTGCGTACGTACGGCGCGATGCGTACGGCACCATGGGACGCGGCGAGTTGACGGTGAAGGAGAAGGTGTTGCTGGGGCTTGCCCTGGTGACTCTGGTCCCGATACGCGTGGTGCTGGCCATGACCATCTTGGTAATCTATTACTTGATTTGTCGGATTTGCACGCTCTTCTCCGTCCCGAATCGCGACGAGGAGCAGGAGGATTACGCGCACATGGGCGGTTGGAGGAGGGCCGTGATTGTCCAGTGTGGCCGCTCCTTATCCAGACTTATGCTCTTCGTCCTCGGCTTCTATTGGATCAACGAGACCTATCGGATACCGTCAGATGCTCAACCCAATCCCACCACCGAt TGCAAAGATGAGGGCGAAGAAGAAGGGACTGAAAGGCCTGGGGCTATTATATCCAATCACGTTTCGTATTTGGATATCCTCTATCACATGTCTTCTTCCTTTCCGAGCTTCGTTGCTAAG AGATCGGTGGCTAAACTTCCTCTAGTTGGCCTCATCAG CAAGTGCCTCGGTTGTGTCTATGTTCAGCGGGAGTCAAAGTCATCTGACTTCAAGGGGGTTTCAG GCGTTGTGACTGAAAGAGTTAAAGAGGCACATCAGAATAATTCTGCCCCACCAATGATGCTTTTCCCAg AGGGCACTACTACAAATGGAGACTTTCTTCTGCCATTCAAGACAGGAGCATTTCTAGCAAAAGCTCCAGTGCTTCCAGTTATTCTTAGGTATCCTTACGAGAGATTTAGTCCTGCATGGGACTCAATATCTGGG GTGCGCCATGTGATATTTCTTTTCTGTCAATTTGTGAATCACATAGAGGTCACAAGGTTGCCTGTTTATTACCCCTCGCAGCAAGAAAAGGATGACCCAAAACTCTATGCGACCAATGTCAGAAGGTTGATGGCCAGTGAG GGTAAAatgactcaatcagatattggACTTGCTGAGAAGCGTGTATATCATGCTGCTCTTAATGGTAATAATAGCCGTCCTAGTGTTTTGCATCAGAAAGACGATTGA
- the LOC18789314 gene encoding peroxisomal membrane protein 11A: MDSKASTTATPLLNQEKPNNLPSNPKKERDFLNHVEAYLAKRDGVDKLLKISRYATKIILASSALPETLTLTHRLKSFESSVGVSRKAFRLGKFVQDVNALRNSNFDSNEDLVLSLFAYGGEGLYFFVEQFIWLAKSGLIDSKHSRSLQKISAWAEFIGYVGSISLKFRDLNRISEDEKCLKSSIEIAITRGNKCQEEKERLSKLCEKKLMKRLSVVQDAADALMALADIRDGDGPFLGPLSISLAGMLSALISTHKNWVYC; this comes from the coding sequence ATGGATTCCAAAGCTTCAACAACGGCCACTCCTCTACTGAACCAGGAAAAACCTAATAATCTTCCATCAAATCCCAAGAAGGAAAGAGACTTCCTGAACCACGTCGAAGCGTACCTCGCAAAGAGAGATGGCGTGGACAAGCTGCTCAAGATATCCAGGTACGCCACCAAGATCATACTCGCCTCATCTGCACTCCccgaaaccctaaccctaactCACCGCCTCAAGAGCTTCGAGTCGAGCGTAGGGGTGAGCCGCAAAGCCTTTAGGCTCGGGAAGTTCGTCCAGGACGTGAACGCTCTGAGAAACTCGAATTTCGATTCGAATGAAGACCTCGTCCTCTCCCTCTTCGCCTACGGTGGCGAGGGCTTGTATTTCTTCGTCGAGCAATTCATTTGGTTGGCCAAATCTGGTTTGATCGATAGCAAACACTCGCGCAGTTTGCAAAAAATCAGCGCTTGGGCCGAGTTCATTGGGTACGTCGGTAGCATTTCGTTGAAATTTAGGGATTTGAATCGAATTTCCGAAGATGAAAAGTGCCTGAAATCGAGTATTGAGATCGCAATTACGAGGGGAAATAAGTGccaggaagaaaaggagagattGAGTAAATTGTGTgaaaagaaattgatgaaGAGGCTTTCTGTTGTACAAGATGCGGCCGACGCGTTAATGGCATTAGCTGATATTCGTGACGGCGACGGGCCCTTTTTGGGGCCGCTTTCGATATCATTAGCCGGGATGCTATCGGCACTAATTAGCACTCACAAGAATTGGGTGTATTGCTGA